Proteins co-encoded in one Medicago truncatula cultivar Jemalong A17 chromosome 8, MtrunA17r5.0-ANR, whole genome shotgun sequence genomic window:
- the LOC25502510 gene encoding dynamin-related protein 5A isoform X1 — translation MSSTTTPTKTPSTSTRSRKHSDSKSRFEAYNRLQAAAVAFGETLPIPEIVAVGGQSDGKSSLLEALLGFRFNVREVEMGTRRPLILQMLHDPSALEPRCRFQEEDSEEYGSPVVSASTIADIIKSRTEALLKITKTAVSPKPIVLKAEYAHCPNLTIIDTPGFVLKAKKGEPENTPDEILSMVKTLATPPHRILLFLQQSSVEWCSSLWLDSIREIDPTFRRTIIVVSKFDNRLKEFTDRWEVDRYLSASGYLGDNTRPFFVALPKDRGNISNEEFRRQISHVDSEVMHHLRDGVKGGFDEEKFKSYIGFGRLRDYLESELQKKYKEAAPSTLALLEQRCSEVTCELSGLDSKIEATSDISHLRKFAMLCAASISNHVGALIDGAADPSPEQWGKTTVEERSQSGIGIWPGVITDVNPPNATLRLYGGAAFERVMHEFRCAAYSIECPPVSREKVANILLAHAGRGGGRGLTEAAAEIARAAARSWLAPLLDTACDRLAFVLGSLFDLALERNRRHDSAYGIKTGNMDGYVGFHAALRCAYTRFLKDLAKQCKQLVRHHLDSVTSPYSQVCYFNDFQPCAGINASGFNKFPQASASSFFLELSDTNSASHDVRKDQENIPPEKNALEETTPGKAANVRESLRESQMTIPETPSPDQPGDPVYGGHRKELGICNDMGPRKRASRMTGNGKNSDYIRLQNDSILFGNGERTGSAYSEICLSAAQHFARIREVLVERGVTSTLNSGFLTPCRDRLVVALGLDLFAVNDEKFMDMFVAPGAIDVLQNERESLMKRQKILHSCLNEFKNVARSL, via the exons ATGTCATCCACCACCACTCCCACAAAGACCCCATCCACATCCACCCGTTCAAGAAAGCACTCCGATTCCAAATCTCGCTTCGAAGCTTACAACCGCCTCCAAGCCGCCGCTGTCGCTTTCGGCGAGACTCTCCCCATCCCTGAAATTGTTGCCGTTGGTGGCCAATCTGATGGAAAGAGCTCCCTTCTCGAAGCACTCCTCGGTTTTCGCTTCAATGTCCGTGAAGTTGAGATGGGTACTCGCCGCCCTCTTATTCTTCAAATGCTTCACGATCCCTCCGCTCTTGAACCTCGCTGCCGCTTCCAG gAGGAAGATTCAGAAGAGTATGGAAGTCCGGTGGTTTCGGCATCTACTATTGCTGACATTATAAAGTCTCGAACCGAAGCACTTTTGAAGATAACCAAAACAGCAGTTTCTCCTAAGCCAATTGTGCTCAAAGCTGAATACGCACACTGTCCAAATCTTACCATTATTGACACACCGGGGTTTGTTCTCAAG GCGAAGAAGGGTGAACCGGAGAACACGCCTGATGAGATTCTTTCCATGGTGAAGACATTGGCTACTCCTCCACACCGTATACTCTTGTTCCTTCAGCAAAGTAGTGTGGAATGGTGCTCCTCTTTGTGGTTGGACTCTATTCGTGAAATTGATCCCACGTTTAGACGGACAATCATTGTTGTCTCCAAATTTGATAATCGTCTCAAG GAATTTACTGATCGGTGGGAAGTGGATCGCTATTTGAGTGCAAGTGGTTACCTTGGAGACAACACTCGGCCTTTTTTTGTGGCCCTTCCTAAGGATAGAGGCAACATTTCAAATGAAGAGTTCCGCAGGCAGATCTCTCATGTGGACTCGGAGGTTATGCATCATCTCCGCGACGGTGTCAAGGGAGGTTTTGATGAAGAAAAGTTCAAGTCCTATATTGGTTTTGGCCGTCTGAGGGATTATTTGGAGTCTGAGCTTCAGAAGAAATACAAAGAAGCTGCTCCATCAACTCTTGCCTTGCTTGAGCAAAGGTGTAGTGAGGTCACCTGTGAACTTTCTGGATTGGATTCAAAAATTGAGGCCACTTCAGATATTTCTCATCTGAGGAAATTTGCAATGCTGTGTGCAGCTTCTATCAGCAACCATGTG GGTGCCTTGATTGATGGTGCAGCAGATCCTTCCCCTGAGCAGTGGGGAAAAACAACAGTAGAAGAGCGGTCTCAAAGTGGCATTGGGATTTGGCCTGGTGTCATCACCGATGTGAACCCCCCCAATGCCACTCTTCGTCTTTATGGAGGGGCTGCATTTGAGAGGGTGATGCATGAATTTCGCTGTGCTGCATATTCCATTGAATGCCCCCCAGTCTCAAGGGAAAAG GTTGCAAATATATTGCTGGCCCATGCTGGCCGAGGTGGGGGAAGAGGACTAACAGAGGCTGCTGCAGAGATTGCACGTGCTGCTGCTAGATCATGGCTTGCTCCTCTTCTTGATACTGCATGTGACCGCCTTGCTTTTGTTTTAGGAAGCTTATTTGATTTGGCTCTAGAAAGAAACCGTAGGCATGATTCAGCAT ATGGGATAAAAACGGGAAACATGGATGGCTATGTAGGTTTTCATGCTGCTTTAAGGTGTGCTTACACTCGGTTCTTAAAGGATCTTGCTAAGCAGTGCAAGCAGCTTGTTAGGCACCACCTTGATTCAGTTACCAGTCCATACTCACAGGTCTGCTACTTCAATGACTTTCAACCATGTGCTGGCATAAATGCTTCGGGTTTCAACAAATTTCCTCAGGCTTCAGCCTCTTCATTTTTTCTTGAATTGAGTGATACAAATTCTGCTTCCCATGATGTAAGGAAGGATCAAGAAAATATACCTCCAGAAAAGAATGCACTGGAGGAAACAACACCAGGTAAAGCAGCAAACGTTAGAGAGAGTTTGCGAGAAAGCCAGATGACTATCCCTGAGACCCCATCTCCTGATCAGCCAGGTGATCCTGTATATGGAGGGCATAGAAAGGAGCTTGGAATATGCAATGACATGGGACCAAGAAAGAGAGCGTCCAGAATGACGGGAAATGGCAAAAATTCTGACTATATTAGACTTCAAAATGATTCCATTTTATTTGGAAATGGGGAGAGAACAGGATCAGCGTACTCAGAAATTTGTTTATCAGCTGCCCAGCATTTCGCACGTATACGTGAAGTTCTTGTTGAAAGAGGCGTTACATCAACATTAAACTCTGGATTCCTGACTCCTTG CCGCGATCGCCTTGTTGTGGCTCTCGGGTTGGATTTATTTGCTGTGAACGATGAGAAATTCATGGACATGTTTGTCGCTCCTGGTGCCATAGATGTGCTACAAAATGAACGTGAGTCTCTTATGAAGCGTCAGAAGATACTCCATTCTTGCTTGAATGAGTTCAAAAATGTTGCTCGGTCCCTTTGA
- the LOC25502510 gene encoding dynamin-related protein 5A isoform X2: MSSTTTPTKTPSTSTRSRKHSDSKSRFEAYNRLQAAAVAFGETLPIPEIVAVGGQSDGKSSLLEALLGFRFNVREVEMGTRRPLILQMLHDPSALEPRCRFQEEDSEEYGSPVVSASTIADIIKSRTEALLKITKTAVSPKPIVLKAEYAHCPNLTIIDTPGFVLKAKKGEPENTPDEILSMVKTLATPPHRILLFLQQSSVEWCSSLWLDSIREIDPTFRRTIIVVSKFDNRLKEFTDRWEVDRYLSASGYLGDNTRPFFVALPKDRGNISNEEFRRQISHVDSEVMHHLRDGVKGGFDEEKFKSYIGFGRLRDYLESELQKKYKEAAPSTLALLEQRCSEVTCELSGLDSKIEATSDISHLRKFAMLCAASISNHVGALIDGAADPSPEQWGKTTVEERSQSGIGIWPGVITDVNPPNATLRLYGGAAFERVMHEFRCAAYSIECPPVSREKVANILLAHAGRGGGRGLTEAAAEIARAAARSWLAPLLDTACDRLAFVLGSLFDLALERNRRHDSAYGIKTGNMDGYVGFHAALRCAYTRFLKDLAKQCKQLVRHHLDSVTSPYSQVCYFNDFQPCAGINASGFNKFPQASASSFFLELSDTNSASHDVRKDQENIPPEKNALEETTPGKAANVRESLRESQMTIPETPSPDQPGDPVYGGHRKELGICNDMGPRKRASRMTGNGKNSDYIRLQNDSILFGNGERTGSAYSEICLSAAQHFARIREVLVERGVTSTLNSGFLTPWRMLTSAPGALLKQLKEPRSPCCGSRVGFICCER; encoded by the exons ATGTCATCCACCACCACTCCCACAAAGACCCCATCCACATCCACCCGTTCAAGAAAGCACTCCGATTCCAAATCTCGCTTCGAAGCTTACAACCGCCTCCAAGCCGCCGCTGTCGCTTTCGGCGAGACTCTCCCCATCCCTGAAATTGTTGCCGTTGGTGGCCAATCTGATGGAAAGAGCTCCCTTCTCGAAGCACTCCTCGGTTTTCGCTTCAATGTCCGTGAAGTTGAGATGGGTACTCGCCGCCCTCTTATTCTTCAAATGCTTCACGATCCCTCCGCTCTTGAACCTCGCTGCCGCTTCCAG gAGGAAGATTCAGAAGAGTATGGAAGTCCGGTGGTTTCGGCATCTACTATTGCTGACATTATAAAGTCTCGAACCGAAGCACTTTTGAAGATAACCAAAACAGCAGTTTCTCCTAAGCCAATTGTGCTCAAAGCTGAATACGCACACTGTCCAAATCTTACCATTATTGACACACCGGGGTTTGTTCTCAAG GCGAAGAAGGGTGAACCGGAGAACACGCCTGATGAGATTCTTTCCATGGTGAAGACATTGGCTACTCCTCCACACCGTATACTCTTGTTCCTTCAGCAAAGTAGTGTGGAATGGTGCTCCTCTTTGTGGTTGGACTCTATTCGTGAAATTGATCCCACGTTTAGACGGACAATCATTGTTGTCTCCAAATTTGATAATCGTCTCAAG GAATTTACTGATCGGTGGGAAGTGGATCGCTATTTGAGTGCAAGTGGTTACCTTGGAGACAACACTCGGCCTTTTTTTGTGGCCCTTCCTAAGGATAGAGGCAACATTTCAAATGAAGAGTTCCGCAGGCAGATCTCTCATGTGGACTCGGAGGTTATGCATCATCTCCGCGACGGTGTCAAGGGAGGTTTTGATGAAGAAAAGTTCAAGTCCTATATTGGTTTTGGCCGTCTGAGGGATTATTTGGAGTCTGAGCTTCAGAAGAAATACAAAGAAGCTGCTCCATCAACTCTTGCCTTGCTTGAGCAAAGGTGTAGTGAGGTCACCTGTGAACTTTCTGGATTGGATTCAAAAATTGAGGCCACTTCAGATATTTCTCATCTGAGGAAATTTGCAATGCTGTGTGCAGCTTCTATCAGCAACCATGTG GGTGCCTTGATTGATGGTGCAGCAGATCCTTCCCCTGAGCAGTGGGGAAAAACAACAGTAGAAGAGCGGTCTCAAAGTGGCATTGGGATTTGGCCTGGTGTCATCACCGATGTGAACCCCCCCAATGCCACTCTTCGTCTTTATGGAGGGGCTGCATTTGAGAGGGTGATGCATGAATTTCGCTGTGCTGCATATTCCATTGAATGCCCCCCAGTCTCAAGGGAAAAG GTTGCAAATATATTGCTGGCCCATGCTGGCCGAGGTGGGGGAAGAGGACTAACAGAGGCTGCTGCAGAGATTGCACGTGCTGCTGCTAGATCATGGCTTGCTCCTCTTCTTGATACTGCATGTGACCGCCTTGCTTTTGTTTTAGGAAGCTTATTTGATTTGGCTCTAGAAAGAAACCGTAGGCATGATTCAGCAT ATGGGATAAAAACGGGAAACATGGATGGCTATGTAGGTTTTCATGCTGCTTTAAGGTGTGCTTACACTCGGTTCTTAAAGGATCTTGCTAAGCAGTGCAAGCAGCTTGTTAGGCACCACCTTGATTCAGTTACCAGTCCATACTCACAGGTCTGCTACTTCAATGACTTTCAACCATGTGCTGGCATAAATGCTTCGGGTTTCAACAAATTTCCTCAGGCTTCAGCCTCTTCATTTTTTCTTGAATTGAGTGATACAAATTCTGCTTCCCATGATGTAAGGAAGGATCAAGAAAATATACCTCCAGAAAAGAATGCACTGGAGGAAACAACACCAGGTAAAGCAGCAAACGTTAGAGAGAGTTTGCGAGAAAGCCAGATGACTATCCCTGAGACCCCATCTCCTGATCAGCCAGGTGATCCTGTATATGGAGGGCATAGAAAGGAGCTTGGAATATGCAATGACATGGGACCAAGAAAGAGAGCGTCCAGAATGACGGGAAATGGCAAAAATTCTGACTATATTAGACTTCAAAATGATTCCATTTTATTTGGAAATGGGGAGAGAACAGGATCAGCGTACTCAGAAATTTGTTTATCAGCTGCCCAGCATTTCGCACGTATACGTGAAGTTCTTGTTGAAAGAGGCGTTACATCAACATTAAACTCTGGATTCCTGACTCCTTG gagaatgttaaccagtgcccccgGGGCATTGCTTAAGCAGTTAAAAGAg CCGCGATCGCCTTGTTGTGGCTCTCGGGTTGGATTTATTTGCTGTGAACGATGA